A single region of the Candidatus Protochlamydia amoebophila UWE25 genome encodes:
- a CDS encoding ADP-ribosyltransferase, with the protein MQPEDVSNSHHVSSLSLGAFSYTSLIDEPGFEEISPHRNLENILSTVPDYDEAEYLHPLIFRIAAEHLPLIPKDFSPEEAYELLEKLFIDVNSQNLGIELNFNDLKEILLKNPIDNDSFEAEIVSTYETLFELAEIQIQTNYFLSSYALTPESSQSILGQVFTEATIGIEKSRKTTNNEKLILNHMGADPQKNDYQAKLDILAQYYEKNPKQAVKQLKKQIKPLIKLNAMMREHYSVPNINLLGKETLNRMLLSNPEFTKFLQDPDLIKAIIAMEVIESMEITTPQEEEAQSIAKESNKLYIGFSTKVSTVVRFCLQSHPNSLYLIVPNGKKLDPNYLKKDKITRTNLLKMTQAVYKTTPKNVSSSNHLLKASCFDAGYQPKNWDNQLFIEFSSFCTNLKQKTSVELKKFAETRKDLSGWVERQGPEECKAGMKLLFEQSGISTEMELKEVVKRLAYSPAWLQPLIAHLCLDRLHFGAIMMLGDNEEMLIQLADQKISCADLFLAVADYLHHEGVNKGNAIAAEALFSRMALVKDYGIEELGWYEFIPTKSPILQEIEDKFGPITTKNYFEMIFSLNSQLKGLISKYGTLEKIVEANDKELAKRLTLLQGLLASNPKEIIQAIHKYHQNPMFQYMGPLKFISFLAQSHANLPEEKNVHGLTSRQRVALYGYTTGDYAIINPAMRKAKEGKIEDPGLAAYVSDALKGMLKLPDYQLEEDSVHLERSIFTEPPDNPLWGQQTFIKNKVFKDFAFVSTTPKSNVKGAWNLTYTSTKGAKDVGRYSAWPGENEILILPGIEYIVENVDKNNVTLKLKED; encoded by the coding sequence ATGCAACCTGAAGATGTAAGTAATAGCCATCACGTATCGTCTTTGTCATTAGGTGCATTTTCCTACACCTCCCTCATCGATGAGCCTGGTTTCGAGGAAATATCTCCGCATAGAAACCTTGAAAATATACTTAGCACCGTACCAGATTATGATGAAGCAGAATATTTGCACCCCTTAATATTTCGCATAGCAGCAGAACATTTACCATTAATTCCAAAAGATTTTTCTCCAGAAGAAGCTTATGAGTTATTAGAAAAATTATTTATAGATGTGAATTCACAAAATCTAGGAATAGAATTAAATTTCAATGATTTAAAAGAAATCCTTCTCAAGAATCCAATAGATAATGACTCATTTGAGGCAGAAATTGTGTCAACTTATGAGACCTTATTTGAACTAGCTGAAATTCAAATTCAAACAAACTATTTTTTGTCTTCATATGCACTTACTCCAGAATCATCCCAAAGTATCCTTGGCCAGGTCTTTACTGAAGCCACAATTGGCATAGAAAAAAGCAGAAAAACTACAAATAATGAAAAACTAATCCTTAACCATATGGGAGCCGATCCCCAAAAAAACGACTATCAAGCAAAACTAGACATTTTAGCTCAATATTATGAGAAGAATCCAAAACAAGCTGTCAAGCAATTAAAAAAACAAATAAAACCGCTTATTAAGCTAAATGCCATGATGAGAGAACACTATTCAGTACCGAATATTAACCTTTTAGGAAAAGAAACTCTTAATCGTATGTTATTATCTAATCCTGAATTTACAAAATTTTTACAAGATCCAGATTTAATCAAAGCCATTATTGCAATGGAAGTCATTGAAAGTATGGAAATTACAACCCCTCAAGAGGAAGAAGCACAGAGCATCGCTAAGGAAAGCAATAAGCTCTATATTGGTTTTTCCACAAAGGTTAGTACCGTGGTGCGCTTTTGCCTGCAATCACATCCAAATTCTTTATACCTGATTGTCCCCAACGGTAAAAAACTTGATCCTAATTATCTCAAAAAAGATAAAATTACGAGGACGAATTTATTAAAGATGACACAAGCTGTATATAAAACAACTCCAAAGAACGTTTCTTCTTCTAATCATCTTCTGAAAGCTAGTTGCTTTGATGCAGGTTACCAACCAAAGAATTGGGATAACCAACTTTTTATAGAATTTTCTTCATTTTGCACCAATCTAAAACAAAAAACTTCTGTTGAATTGAAGAAATTCGCAGAAACAAGAAAAGATTTAAGTGGATGGGTTGAAAGACAAGGTCCTGAAGAGTGTAAAGCAGGGATGAAGCTGCTATTTGAGCAATCTGGTATCTCAACAGAAATGGAACTAAAAGAGGTTGTTAAACGCTTAGCTTATTCTCCTGCATGGCTTCAACCTTTGATTGCTCATTTGTGTTTAGATCGTTTGCATTTTGGTGCTATCATGATGCTTGGTGATAACGAAGAAATGCTCATTCAGCTAGCAGATCAAAAGATTAGCTGTGCTGATTTATTTTTGGCTGTCGCTGACTATTTACACCACGAAGGTGTAAATAAAGGTAACGCCATTGCTGCTGAGGCTCTTTTTTCTCGAATGGCTCTTGTGAAAGATTATGGAATAGAGGAATTAGGCTGGTATGAGTTTATTCCCACCAAAAGTCCAATTCTTCAAGAAATAGAAGACAAGTTTGGTCCTATTACAACGAAAAATTATTTTGAAATGATCTTCTCTTTAAATAGTCAACTAAAAGGGCTTATTTCAAAATATGGAACGCTGGAGAAAATCGTAGAGGCAAACGATAAAGAACTCGCTAAGCGTTTGACGTTGTTACAAGGGCTACTGGCATCCAATCCAAAAGAAATTATCCAAGCAATCCACAAATATCACCAAAATCCCATGTTTCAATATATGGGCCCTTTAAAATTTATTTCATTTCTTGCTCAAAGCCATGCAAATCTTCCAGAAGAAAAAAATGTTCATGGACTCACTTCTCGTCAACGCGTTGCTTTATATGGATACACGACTGGTGATTATGCAATCATTAATCCTGCGATGAGAAAAGCAAAAGAAGGCAAAATAGAGGATCCTGGGTTAGCAGCTTATGTTTCTGATGCATTGAAAGGGATGTTGAAGCTTCCTGATTATCAATTAGAGGAAGACTCTGTCCACCTAGAACGATCTATTTTTACGGAACCTCCAGATAACCCTCTTTGGGGACAACAAACATTCATAAAAAACAAAGTTTTTAAAGATTTTGCTTTTGTCAGTACAACTCCTAAGTCGAACGTGAAAGGTGCGTGGAACTTAACTTACACAAGTACAAAAGGTGCAAAAGATGTAGGTCGTTATTCTGCATGGCCTGGCGAAAACGAAATACTTATTCTTCCGGGAATTGAGTATATTGTTGAAAATGTGGATAAAAACAATGTTACTTTAAAACTCAAAGAAGATTAA
- a CDS encoding DUF294 nucleotidyltransferase-like domain-containing protein, with protein MQSTHPISPQSFSEQPAIFRYLASLDATTVAITENKYPKAIENFNVFMAYLPSHIEREVLKKAFECLFTLIPVIETPQEIEESVRLLLNLAVDPCFAEDQQRLASELAKWHYKKGKKTELEDKQFKYFMDAIHYVGKAQIISEASADLQRLASRLFKVALTSLAVFKQRLELAVGKNDSQQVIQLVTNLETRFESICCEGEKHALIKLFYKQVRTVVSHTLRTRGLERIESSGLRNLDETMRHYLTSDPLPTDCFITTQYREKLKAYRDSFRESYEEINPQQFTIEEVRAFQKKVSEYLLTFLQALVEDAIAILGDPPCSYDLRAMGSLAKEEVCPYSDLEWCILIEAIEHRPYFVKLARLLELQIIGLGEDPAQGLPVFTYIGAKHRSGLHIDSGGNPAVVTDLIHTPDGLAQMQKMEEYPSNSSSNTLRKTISFHQNNPKLCDRYQKKMSAYLDKKLPQTKEIRRKSQALQLLTDRLKTYEEIWHDPFQGQVIDLKKHYSELLNHFLNDLSFYFDIEGSNTLDLIDNLVKEKFLTPESGFLLQEAVAAVYLKRVGLHFKHKEQKEEVSLEELGSERKIFEKVYWLVLRPLYRKLKHGISKLDSHFQYIDLFQGTYYDEELQPAEIENLKPWMTHFVHHLVSRQRANALDSDQAWLWHEAYYQRLSHMTFAEPLREIYLNVLNSYPEEGNLATLSAHLASIPNPNGVRQSQRLEEEQFKQAILAMTTDQPDPDDSFQVKVRCPAVPDAQYLNQAVCEQILEVTGNLKRQYKNSAHPVASASYGGYQLHFKQKPTHPLLEYAIHALTARIAGHLSPPTQLARFEVDIKGKKRIYPVLISKTIQGQTLENAENLDVKQLTWACLCALLTRPGDGRFPNYVVEEGTRRIFCVDNDISFVEAVIHYYFGHKVQFSSALFCLDAKYHLDPEVLEAFIHLKPNLILNSWLEDLIQKDESYCTLQLFTPEEEKRLYEEDSEDRFKGTLLLRSGTVTNVLVQFYHLQDCLRQALKAKKKLIPLDLLPYLVSLRGSQMQTLDRWVYPKYKQAVASSLAPKQRLQNAIDRQVDISLTSAQADAASFGKPPTFEEIQQRKEYSPEKAQSELFAFTLNRCASHVLFGENQEEEWIEADFKRMAKGKAPDRERQRLVLNALIFLMKNKGLRPKKVTLMNCAVLDHATLKPFLHIDLTYLNVSGCPLIKEEAIQEIEKRSPNLKQLYLNRCAQLRTFEKSRFPLTSTYLQFAKLEELQLKRCVALASIQLDAPLLHTLKADKNPHLKTLSFTTSDPYVRGSFTSCLALNLKTVREVGVRRILKEIKNPKIDHSRLFQLYMNDSGTIALGFSRVGINDKEAEIIANALALNTALRSLRLQNNQISDRGAEAFARALASNATLKALWLDNNQISNEGAEAIAQALASNTALRELYLGNNQISDKGTEAIAQALASNTTLETLWLDNNQISFKGVKALVQSLAFNTTLKVIHLNSNKISDEGAEAIAQALASNTTLKILDLGNNQISDKGGKEIGKALAFNTVLRRLYLRNNQISDEGAEAIAQALASNTTLETLWLDNNQISFKGVKALVQSLASNTVLENLSLNGNQISNKGMEALAQALASNRKLREISLNGNQISDEGMEAFARALTSNTALKVLHLGSNQISDKGAGALAQALASNTALRELYLGDNQINDKGAETIAQAFASNTKLETLSLKGNQISDEGAKAIAQAFASNTKLETLSLRGNLISDEGAKAIAQAFASNTNLKTIYFNNNRYRR; from the coding sequence ATGCAAAGTACTCATCCTATCTCGCCCCAATCTTTTAGTGAACAACCAGCAATATTCCGATATTTAGCTAGTCTTGATGCGACTACAGTAGCGATTACAGAGAACAAATACCCTAAAGCTATCGAAAATTTTAATGTTTTCATGGCCTATTTGCCCTCTCATATTGAAAGAGAAGTGCTGAAAAAGGCTTTTGAATGCCTCTTCACACTTATTCCTGTTATTGAGACACCTCAAGAGATAGAAGAAAGCGTACGCCTCTTGCTCAATTTGGCTGTAGACCCTTGTTTTGCAGAAGATCAACAGCGATTAGCTAGCGAACTGGCCAAGTGGCACTACAAAAAAGGAAAAAAAACGGAGCTAGAGGATAAACAATTTAAATATTTCATGGATGCCATTCACTATGTAGGAAAGGCACAAATCATTTCTGAGGCTTCCGCAGACCTTCAACGCTTAGCCTCGCGCCTTTTTAAAGTTGCTTTAACGTCTCTTGCCGTTTTTAAGCAACGCTTAGAACTAGCAGTGGGGAAAAACGATAGCCAGCAAGTGATACAACTCGTCACCAATCTTGAAACGCGCTTTGAATCGATCTGCTGCGAGGGTGAAAAGCATGCTTTGATTAAATTATTCTATAAACAAGTGCGTACAGTTGTTTCGCATACGTTAAGGACACGGGGGCTAGAACGAATAGAGTCAAGTGGGCTACGTAACCTAGATGAAACAATGCGCCATTACTTAACAAGTGACCCTCTTCCCACTGATTGTTTTATCACAACTCAATACCGAGAGAAATTAAAGGCTTATCGCGACAGTTTTCGCGAATCGTATGAAGAAATTAATCCGCAACAATTTACGATTGAAGAGGTGCGTGCTTTTCAAAAAAAAGTTTCCGAGTACTTGCTCACTTTTCTGCAAGCTTTAGTCGAAGATGCGATTGCCATTTTAGGAGATCCTCCGTGTTCGTACGATTTGCGAGCAATGGGGTCCCTAGCCAAAGAAGAGGTCTGCCCTTACTCCGATTTAGAATGGTGCATTCTCATTGAAGCAATTGAGCATCGTCCCTACTTTGTAAAATTAGCTCGCCTGTTAGAACTACAAATAATAGGCTTAGGAGAGGATCCGGCACAAGGGCTGCCCGTCTTTACTTACATCGGGGCTAAACACCGCTCCGGTTTGCATATCGATTCTGGAGGCAATCCAGCTGTTGTCACTGATCTTATCCATACCCCCGATGGATTAGCTCAGATGCAAAAAATGGAAGAATATCCTTCTAATTCATCTAGTAATACGTTGCGCAAAACCATTTCTTTTCACCAAAATAACCCAAAACTCTGTGACAGATATCAAAAGAAAATGAGCGCTTATCTCGATAAAAAGTTGCCACAAACAAAAGAAATCAGGCGTAAGAGCCAGGCTTTGCAGCTGCTGACAGATCGACTAAAGACGTATGAAGAGATTTGGCATGATCCTTTTCAAGGCCAGGTCATTGATCTAAAAAAACACTACTCGGAGCTGCTCAATCATTTTTTAAATGATTTATCCTTTTATTTTGACATCGAAGGATCCAATACACTCGATCTTATCGACAATCTCGTGAAAGAGAAATTCCTTACACCTGAAAGTGGCTTCTTATTGCAAGAAGCGGTTGCAGCCGTTTATCTAAAAAGAGTGGGCCTCCATTTTAAGCATAAAGAACAAAAAGAAGAGGTTAGCCTAGAAGAGCTGGGTAGTGAAAGAAAAATCTTTGAAAAGGTTTATTGGCTTGTGCTGCGCCCTCTTTACCGCAAATTAAAGCATGGCATCTCTAAACTGGACTCCCATTTTCAGTACATCGACCTTTTTCAAGGAACGTATTATGACGAGGAGTTGCAACCTGCTGAAATAGAAAATCTCAAGCCCTGGATGACTCATTTCGTGCATCACCTCGTTTCCAGGCAACGGGCTAACGCGCTTGATTCAGATCAGGCTTGGCTTTGGCATGAAGCTTACTACCAAAGACTGTCACACATGACCTTTGCAGAACCTTTAAGAGAGATCTATCTTAATGTTTTGAATAGCTATCCGGAAGAGGGAAACTTGGCTACGTTAAGCGCCCATCTGGCCTCTATCCCCAATCCCAATGGGGTTAGGCAAAGCCAGCGCTTGGAAGAAGAGCAGTTTAAACAAGCAATTCTCGCGATGACAACCGACCAGCCGGATCCAGATGATTCTTTCCAAGTCAAGGTTCGCTGCCCGGCAGTGCCCGATGCTCAGTATCTCAACCAGGCCGTATGTGAACAAATTTTAGAAGTAACGGGCAATCTCAAACGACAATACAAAAATAGCGCTCACCCCGTGGCGAGTGCCTCCTATGGCGGCTACCAGCTGCACTTTAAACAAAAACCAACCCATCCGCTACTGGAATATGCCATTCATGCGCTGACGGCACGCATTGCGGGGCACTTGAGCCCTCCGACGCAGCTAGCCCGCTTTGAAGTCGACATCAAAGGAAAAAAACGGATTTATCCCGTCTTAATTTCCAAAACCATTCAAGGGCAAACGTTAGAAAACGCAGAAAATCTAGATGTCAAGCAACTGACCTGGGCTTGCCTGTGCGCCTTATTGACCCGTCCAGGCGATGGGCGGTTTCCCAATTACGTGGTTGAAGAGGGGACACGGCGCATTTTCTGCGTCGATAATGATATTTCTTTTGTCGAAGCTGTCATTCACTATTATTTTGGACATAAAGTGCAGTTTTCTTCCGCTCTTTTTTGCCTGGATGCTAAGTACCATTTAGACCCTGAGGTGTTAGAGGCTTTTATTCATTTGAAGCCCAACCTCATCCTCAATAGTTGGCTCGAAGATTTAATCCAAAAAGATGAAAGCTACTGCACTCTTCAGCTCTTTACCCCCGAAGAGGAAAAACGTTTATATGAGGAAGATTCGGAAGATCGCTTTAAGGGAACGCTTCTTTTGCGCAGCGGCACAGTGACAAATGTACTCGTGCAATTTTACCATCTGCAAGACTGCTTGCGCCAAGCCTTAAAAGCAAAGAAGAAACTCATCCCTCTCGATCTTTTACCCTATCTCGTCTCCTTACGGGGCAGTCAAATGCAAACCTTGGACCGCTGGGTTTACCCCAAATATAAACAAGCCGTCGCGAGCAGTTTAGCGCCCAAACAAAGACTACAAAACGCCATCGACCGTCAAGTAGACATTTCTCTCACTTCCGCCCAAGCCGACGCAGCTAGCTTTGGCAAGCCCCCGACGTTTGAAGAAATTCAACAGCGCAAAGAATACTCTCCCGAAAAAGCCCAAAGCGAGCTTTTTGCGTTTACCTTAAATCGATGCGCTTCCCATGTTTTGTTTGGCGAAAACCAAGAAGAAGAGTGGATTGAAGCTGATTTTAAACGCATGGCCAAAGGGAAAGCACCTGATCGCGAGCGGCAACGCCTTGTGCTAAACGCCTTAATCTTTTTAATGAAAAATAAAGGTCTTCGACCCAAAAAAGTGACTTTGATGAACTGCGCTGTTTTAGATCACGCCACCTTAAAACCTTTCTTGCATATTGACCTTACCTATTTAAATGTAAGCGGCTGCCCGCTTATCAAAGAAGAGGCGATTCAGGAAATCGAAAAACGCTCCCCTAACCTCAAACAACTTTATTTAAACCGCTGCGCTCAGCTACGCACGTTTGAAAAATCACGCTTTCCGCTCACATCAACCTATTTGCAGTTTGCCAAATTAGAAGAATTACAACTTAAGAGGTGTGTGGCGCTTGCCTCGATTCAGCTAGATGCTCCTCTTTTGCATACCTTAAAAGCCGATAAAAATCCCCATCTAAAGACGCTTTCTTTCACAACAAGTGATCCGTATGTCAGAGGAAGCTTTACAAGTTGTCTGGCTTTAAATTTAAAAACGGTCAGAGAAGTAGGAGTGAGGAGAATTTTAAAAGAAATAAAAAATCCAAAAATTGACCATTCACGTTTATTTCAACTTTATATGAATGATTCTGGGACCATCGCGCTTGGCTTTTCTCGCGTTGGAATAAACGATAAGGAAGCGGAAATTATTGCTAATGCTCTTGCTCTCAATACGGCTCTAAGATCACTCCGGCTTCAAAATAACCAAATTAGCGATAGAGGAGCAGAGGCTTTTGCTCGCGCTCTTGCTTCCAATGCGACTCTTAAGGCACTCTGGCTAGACAATAACCAAATAAGCAATGAGGGAGCGGAAGCAATTGCTCAAGCTCTTGCTTCCAATACTGCTCTTAGAGAACTCTATCTCGGCAATAACCAAATAAGCGATAAGGGAACCGAAGCAATTGCTCAAGCTCTTGCTTCTAATACGACTCTTGAAACACTCTGGCTCGATAATAACCAAATAAGCTTTAAGGGAGTGAAAGCACTTGTTCAGTCTCTTGCTTTCAACACTACTCTTAAAGTAATCCACCTTAACAGTAATAAAATAAGCGATGAAGGAGCGGAAGCAATTGCTCAAGCTCTTGCTTCCAATACGACTCTTAAAATACTAGATCTCGGCAATAACCAAATAAGCGATAAGGGAGGGAAAGAAATCGGTAAGGCTCTTGCTTTCAATACTGTTCTTAGAAGGCTCTATCTCCGCAATAACCAAATAAGCGATGAAGGAGCCGAAGCAATTGCTCAAGCTCTTGCTTCTAATACGACTCTTGAAACACTCTGGCTCGATAATAACCAAATAAGCTTTAAGGGAGTGAAAGCACTTGTTCAGTCTCTTGCTTCCAATACGGTTCTTGAGAACCTCTCTCTTAACGGAAACCAAATCAGTAATAAGGGAATGGAAGCTCTTGCTCAGGCTCTTGCTTCTAATAGGAAACTTAGGGAAATCTCTCTTAACGGAAACCAAATCAGCGATGAGGGAATGGAAGCTTTTGCTCGCGCTCTTACTTCCAATACTGCTCTTAAGGTGCTCCATCTTGGAAGTAACCAAATAAGTGATAAGGGAGCAGGCGCTCTTGCTCAGGCTCTTGCTTCCAATACTGCTCTTAGAGAACTTTATCTCGGCGATAACCAAATCAACGATAAGGGGGCCGAAACAATTGCTCAAGCTTTTGCTTCCAATACGAAACTTGAAACACTCTCTCTTAAAGGAAACCAAATAAGCGATGAAGGAGCGAAAGCAATTGCTCAAGCTTTTGCTTCCAATACGAAACTTGAAACACTCTCTCTTAGAGGAAACCTAATCAGCGATGAAGGAGCGAAAGCAATTGCTCAAGCTTTTGCTTCCAACACTAATCTTAAAACAATCTATTTTAACAATAATAGATATAGGCGATGA
- a CDS encoding tetratricopeptide repeat protein, with translation MTKDIKVINESLIDELMKQDDGVNLNSPFPIASQLEARRNYYAQIIELSWFKERIKTGIEALVDENEDFMNVNLTEQIFSTTIHPSTVNHHAIFAIGKRHLETDHFQTSAGIFTVLAMLKPLIPSYWFCLGLSEQNCGNYERAIRSFKTAHDLDKNDLFSSLLEIECWLELGYDQEAALRFENIDKQLRDVSHLSTNQAISLQALKQKLERKIQQMKNKKILI, from the coding sequence ATGACTAAAGATATCAAAGTAATTAATGAAAGTTTAATAGACGAGTTAATGAAGCAAGATGATGGCGTAAATCTCAACTCACCTTTTCCTATTGCAAGTCAATTGGAAGCTCGTCGCAATTACTATGCTCAAATTATCGAATTGAGCTGGTTCAAAGAAAGAATCAAAACAGGAATAGAAGCTTTGGTAGATGAAAATGAAGATTTCATGAATGTTAATTTAACAGAGCAAATATTTAGCACAACTATTCATCCTTCCACGGTAAACCATCATGCCATTTTTGCCATTGGTAAACGGCATCTTGAAACGGATCATTTCCAAACAAGTGCCGGCATTTTTACTGTATTAGCTATGCTAAAACCCTTGATTCCGTCGTATTGGTTTTGCTTAGGGTTATCGGAACAAAATTGTGGAAACTATGAACGTGCGATTCGCAGCTTTAAAACTGCGCACGATCTTGATAAAAATGATCTGTTTTCTAGCCTTCTCGAAATAGAATGTTGGCTGGAATTAGGCTATGATCAGGAGGCAGCACTACGATTCGAAAATATTGATAAACAGCTTCGAGACGTCTCTCATCTCTCTACAAATCAAGCTATATCTTTACAAGCTCTAAAGCAGAAATTAGAGAGAAAGATTCAGCAAATGAAAAATAAAAAAATACTTATATAA
- a CDS encoding arsenate reductase family protein, translating into MIIYVYSKCSTCQQAIRFLKQKKLFFTCKEILEQAPSLQELQKMFHYQNENLKKLFNTSGKLYRELQIAEKMPSLTKEDALVLLSKHGMLVKRPFFLGEGFGLVGFKEEEWNYYL; encoded by the coding sequence ATGATAATTTATGTTTATTCTAAATGTTCGACTTGTCAACAAGCCATCCGCTTTTTGAAACAAAAGAAACTTTTTTTCACTTGCAAAGAAATTCTTGAGCAAGCTCCTTCTTTACAAGAATTGCAAAAAATGTTTCATTATCAAAACGAAAATTTAAAGAAGCTATTTAACACTTCGGGAAAACTTTATCGAGAATTACAAATCGCAGAAAAAATGCCCTCGCTTACAAAGGAAGATGCTTTGGTTCTTTTATCGAAGCATGGAATGCTTGTGAAACGACCATTTTTTTTAGGAGAAGGATTTGGTTTAGTGGGATTTAAAGAAGAGGAATGGAACTATTATTTATAA
- a CDS encoding Npt1/Npt2 family nucleotide transporter, producing MKNQQNSVSSTLLILKKRSLILFQFFLIIIVYHTLKDLKDTIVITASDAGAEIIPFIKIWGMLPLAICASYFFAKFYNKFGREKTFYIFSSFLLVNYLFFAFVLYPFRKFFYLENVADYLHMILPVGAKGFVAMVSYWHYTLFYLTAELWSMLILSILFWGYVSDTTSLVEAKKFYPLCMFVGNMAGIISGQLSHFLCQHLSDFMSWERTLQWMIGIVCVCGLLIMIINRRLALTTDFSAIKQKVKKQIAPSSFKDNVMDVLRTGPLLCIAVLVVGFGLTTNLIEVIWKENIRQLHPTPQAYNAYINQLTSLIGTGAVCIALLSSWIFRKFTWTQIALTTPLCLLITSSAFFSSLLMPKELLAEIASFFQFSPTQLIVTLGSICYVFSMSAKYTIFDTSKEIAFLSIETEKRTYAKSVIDSIGSRLGKSGASCFYQFLLIAFGIASEHILLIGVVSIIMIGISIFATKKLGGQLSGKNENHRFIEASHG from the coding sequence ATGAAAAATCAACAAAATTCTGTATCTTCTACCTTACTAATCTTAAAAAAGCGTAGCTTGATCCTATTTCAATTTTTTCTAATTATCATTGTTTATCATACATTAAAAGACCTCAAAGATACGATTGTTATCACAGCAAGTGATGCAGGTGCAGAGATCATTCCTTTTATTAAAATTTGGGGAATGCTTCCTCTTGCCATTTGTGCTAGTTATTTTTTTGCTAAATTTTATAATAAATTTGGAAGAGAAAAAACATTTTATATTTTTAGCTCTTTCTTACTAGTTAACTATCTTTTCTTTGCTTTTGTATTATATCCATTCCGCAAGTTTTTTTATTTAGAAAATGTTGCAGATTATTTACATATGATTTTACCTGTTGGAGCGAAAGGGTTTGTTGCCATGGTAAGCTATTGGCATTACACTCTATTTTATTTAACGGCAGAATTATGGTCGATGCTCATTCTATCTATCCTTTTTTGGGGTTATGTGAGTGATACGACTTCTTTAGTAGAAGCCAAAAAATTTTACCCCCTCTGTATGTTCGTTGGAAATATGGCAGGAATTATTTCTGGTCAGCTCTCTCATTTCTTATGTCAACATTTGTCTGATTTCATGTCATGGGAAAGAACCCTGCAATGGATGATTGGTATTGTCTGTGTTTGCGGCCTTTTAATTATGATTATTAATAGACGGCTGGCTCTTACAACTGATTTTTCGGCAATTAAACAAAAAGTAAAAAAACAAATAGCTCCCTCTTCTTTCAAAGATAATGTTATGGATGTTTTAAGAACAGGTCCCTTACTTTGTATAGCTGTATTGGTAGTGGGGTTTGGACTGACAACGAATCTAATTGAAGTTATTTGGAAAGAAAATATTAGGCAACTACACCCGACACCTCAAGCCTACAATGCTTATATTAATCAATTGACTTCTTTAATTGGGACTGGTGCTGTTTGTATAGCCTTGTTATCAAGCTGGATTTTTAGAAAGTTTACTTGGACGCAAATTGCCCTCACAACCCCTTTATGTTTATTAATCACAAGCTCTGCTTTTTTTTCATCGCTTCTTATGCCTAAAGAGCTGTTAGCGGAAATTGCTTCTTTTTTTCAGTTTTCCCCAACTCAATTGATAGTGACACTAGGATCTATTTGCTATGTTTTTAGCATGTCTGCGAAGTACACAATTTTTGATACTAGTAAAGAAATAGCTTTTCTTTCTATTGAAACAGAAAAAAGAACGTATGCTAAATCTGTAATTGATAGCATTGGCTCTCGTTTGGGAAAATCTGGCGCTTCTTGTTTTTATCAATTTCTTCTTATTGCCTTTGGAATTGCTTCCGAACATATTTTATTAATTGGAGTTGTATCCATTATAATGATTGGAATTTCGATTTTTGCTACGAAAAAATTGGGTGGGCAGCTGTCTGGTAAAAATGAAAACCATCGCTTTATAGAAGCTTCCCATGGATAA